The region tgtttctctagGTTGATGCTTACTGCTTAAGATGCTTACTTCCTTTCTAAAAGCGGGTGGGTGGGGGTTGGGGTGGTTGCCATGGAATTCATTGTAAAAGCATTACCATGTGCTAGCTTTGGGAATTCTGACACTGTAATCTTtagatttcattaatttatccaaGATGTACTGATTCCCTGCTCACATGAAGGAAATAGAATACTACAATCAATTAGCTTACTTCACATGAGAGTTGCAGATCAAGTAAAAAcatgtataattttgtaaagaacTGTGAGGTAGCTATCTAATTTTGCACATACTCAACATTTATTGGTcttaaacattttaaaaaagttgtaAGTATAATATCTCTGACACAATGGACATGCATTATTATACTTGTGGCTTGCCAATGTCCATGCTTCTACTGGGGGGCCATATACAGGCTGGACCATGTTCCCATCAAATTCGTCATAGGACACTCATGGCAAAAGAATCCCACAGATGTTTCTCATATCCTGATCACAGCAAAAACCTACAGAAAAATAGTACTTGAGTAATACAAGTTCAAGAATAGCAAGACTCTCTCTTTATCTATCAGGATTGTCTAATGCAATGGAGAGCTTCGACAGTGAGTTTCCAGGATTCCAAACCTTAGTTCCCAGAGATGAGTTTGTGGTTACTCGAAAGCCCCCCTTGAGTCGGCTTCAAAGGCGTGCCCCCCATCCTCTGCAGCTAAAGCCATCAACTTCAGAATGCAGAAGCATTGTAAAATTGATTGGGGGTAATAAAGATtcatcatcgtcatcatcatcagcagcagcagcaggagCAGTGTCGACAGTCAATTCTTATTTCTCCAGTAAAGATCCGATCCCTCTTCTTTCTCCTCTTGTGTTGCCTTCCATGTTAGAGATCCAACAGGAAACTATGGCCAAGTCTCATTGATGGTTTTAAGCATTGACTTGCTTTTTACAATGTACATTTTGCAGTTTTCTTCTCATTGTTGATTACTTATATAGTTCATGAAACCTTGTGACCACCTCTGTTTAGAAGTAAGGATGCTAACTTGAAAGTAAACATAGACTGGGACTGTTACATAAATTCAACCCTAGTATTGATGAGGACTAATCTGAAGACATTCATGGACTGTTTGACAGAACACTCCCAAATCATGTTTCAAGTCAAATGGCCGACTATTCATGTAGAAGAGGCAGCGCAAAAAGGAATTTTGTATATCCAATTATTCATGTATATTACAGTCTAGCATTAACTTCATCACCTTGAAAGAGGATTTTTCTCGTGTTATTACAAAGCGTTGATGCAAACTTCTACCACTAATAGTTGTACAGTTGAAACCAAACATTCAACCATTCATAGCGCACTAGGCAGATTGAGTATGTCCATTTTGTTCACTTTACAACTTCTGAAGCATGATCTGCACGCCATGTTGCGGGCGTATTGTCACAAGAGAAAGAGGAGAGTGAATATAACTCGGTGACAATGTAAACTTATAACGCTGAAGAATCATTGACAGTGCTATCTTCACTTCATTGTTTGCAAAGTTCAACCCAACACAAGTTCTTGGTCCATATCCAAAGGGGAGGAAGGCCATCGGGTTGTTCCTTGTCGCTGTTGCTATCCCTTCTGCAAATCTCTCTGGTTTGAAAAGATGAGCATCTTCTCCCCATATTTCTGGATTTCTGTGAAGGGCTAAAGGAGAAATCTGCAACTCCATGTTAGCCGGGAGTACATATTTCCCCACCCTAACTTTCCTTGCCACTCTTCTTACTAGACTTGCTACTGGGCCGTAAAGCCTTAAGGCCTCATTGATAATCATGCTAGCCTAATTACAAGCAAAAGGATAAGACAGAATCAGGATTAAggatcaaatgaaataaagttgCAGTACtttttgtagaaaattttGCTCACTGTTTTCAATCTGGGAAGGCCTTCTGCTGTTGGGTTTTCTTGGCCAAACAATTCAAGAActtcttttcttgctttatcTTGCCAATCTGTGTGGATTGCTAACAGAAGAAAAGTCCAGGACAGCAGGCTGCTAGTTGTTTCATGTCCAGCAAGAAAGAATACTTTGCATTCATCGATGACATCATCTAATGAAATTCTGTTTTTCTTGTCTGCATCATGGTGAACTCTCAGGAGTGATCCTAGGAAATCGCTCCCAAAGTTGTCTGCTTGTCCTGTTAGTACCTTTTCTTCCCTCCTTTTCCTCATTACCATGAGAGAGTCACGAAGGGACTGCTCGATTTTGTCTGATTCAATGTCATCTTGtgttttccaaatttttctgCAAGACATGCACCAAGAAGACAGTTTGGTAAAAAATAGATGTGCTTGTTTAAGAACATAAATGGAACAGTATGATGGGAGTACGTAATACAGATATGGAAATTACTCGATTCCAAAAGGTCGAACTT is a window of Sesamum indicum cultivar Zhongzhi No. 13 unplaced genomic scaffold, S_indicum_v1.0 scaffold00471, whole genome shotgun sequence DNA encoding:
- the LOC105180261 gene encoding cytochrome P450 CYP749A22-like; translation: MKLGFLIFKNADKVRPFGIEKIWKTQDDIESDKIEQSLRDSLMVMRKRREEKVLTGQADNFGSDFLGSLLRVHHDADKKNRISLDDVIDECKVFFLAGHETTSSLLSWTFLLLAIHTDWQDKARKEVLELFGQENPTAEGLPRLKTASMIINEALRLYGPVASLVRRVARKVRVGKYVLPANMELQISPLALHRNPEIWGEDAHLFKPERFAEGIATATRNNPMAFLPFGYGPRTCVGLNFANNEVKIALSMILQRYKFTLSPSYIHSPLSLVTIRPQHGVQIMLQKL